GATGAATGGAAGCACCGTGCACATACTCtattagtgtgtgtgcatgcatcttAAAAATATGCCTCTGTTTTTAACTCTTTCATCAAGGTTTCACCAAAACAAAAGACTTGATAATTTAGATAATCAGTATTTACCTGCAATGGCTATAACACACTCTGGCTCCACTGCCTGGCCTCCTTCATCCACAAAGACATGGGTAAAATGGCCAACTGGGATTCCTCCAGATACCagtctgaaaacagaaacacacagcagagaTTTTACGATAGCAATATGCAAGTGTAACATGACTCAGGGTGTGTAACACTAAAGAATGATGCCAAATACTGAATAATGACTGTAGACAAGCAACCTACCTGCCGGCTGTGACCATAGTTGTAACTACGATCGTGTATTTCACCAGAATTTCTTTCTCTGGAAACACAAAACGATCTTGTGCCTGGTCCCAGTTACAGTATTTCTGGAAGagccaaaagaaaaatatagttAATCTACAGCTCAGGTGACAGGTTTTTCCATCCAGCCATCCTTAAATTACTATTACAATTCTTTATTTATGATCCACAAAATAGTTTTGGTAAACAGGCAACACTTTTACAACAATGCTTTTGACTATATGCAGAACAACTCTGTTCTTTACTTGGTTACTCAAGTCACCAACATCTGGAGCAACAAGCATCAAGAATTGTTCCCATCAAACTGGTAGACTCACTGATTTTAATCACTGTGATGAGGAGTCTTGTTGAAATGCGGGACTACTTGCTCGAGTTACTGTGACATGTAAACATTTTACAATTTTGGTTTTACTTTTAAACTCAAAATGTTATGAGTCTCACATACATCTGGTTACACATTTAGTGAATTAGATCATTCGTGTTAGTAAGCGTTTTGAATCGCAGGATATCCAAAGCTCAAATTTCAAATTTGTGCTAAATTAAGAGCTTGTTTGTAACCAGATTATCCTGTGGATGTAAACATGCCAGCTGATGCTCACCAGCAGGTTCTTGGGGACACTTCTCGGGTCTCGGCTGCTGGCGTACATACGGAAAATCTGATGAGGATCCAAGTGTGCCATCAGTCTCTCACAGAGGAGGTCACATGCACTGTTTGAAGGAGCACAGGTGAGGATGCGGGCCGACTTGTCCGCCCTGTTGACCTGTCGATGGAAGCAAAGTCAAATTCATCATTTAGAATTGCtgacaaaatatttttgatgccttgtttttttttttttttagatcaacAGCAGTGTCGGTTTAGGTAGCAATTTGTGTGTCTGGAAAGCAACAATAAAATCAtgcataataaaaaacaaatgagtgCATTACTGATTGATTAATTTCATAGACCCATTACAGAAGCATTTACTTCCATAACAGATGTTTTAACCTTTCATCAGTCCTCACATCCAGTTTTATGGAAGGAAATATCAAGCCCACAATATGTGATCTATCTTACTGAATACATTTACTACATTTAGCCTAGGCTTTATGGAAAATGAAGTATCCTTTATGTGGCTGTCTCTTCTTTTGTTGATGAACAGCTCCTCCGTCCACACCCACAAATTATATTTGTAATAATCTTATTATTAATAGGAgagttatatttttatttccacGATAGAAAAAGTTTTaggtattttatatttttttgtttgcattgtATCTGTCTTCAAAATTTATATTTATGGCTAAATAAGCAACACGTTTGAAAACATGCTTAGTTAGAGATTCACTTCATAGATATGaatagatataatatatatatatttatagagtGTACTTCATCCTATCAAATCTGCTCCTTCAGGACTGTGTGTACGTGGATTGATCAGATTTGACTGACAGTTGTGTCTCCGTGACAGATTTCTTATTCCTATGTTGTTAAAATCTGATGGAAGATGGCAATAACTaacatcacctttttttttctcgcccACTTCAACCCAGTAAGAAGAGCTCAGACAAACACAGAAATCTGTAATTCTGGCAGATAACAGTGTGttcatattagggctgcaactactgattattttttttattgattaatctgcaaaTTATTAATTTTCTCAACTAATTGTTTGGTCATCAAATGTCGTTTTGTCAGAGTCCAAACCTAAAATGATTGCCCCATTGCATATAGAGGAAGGCTGTTCATTCGTTTTCAGGGTCAAACTGCAGACTAATAACAGTACATCTTGAACACTTGATACCTGATGCATAGCTTCAACGAGAGTGATTGTCTTTCCAGTTCCAGGAGGCCCAAACACAAGATGAGGAGCGGGCTTTGATGATCCGGCTACGATGCGCTGGACCGCAGCATGTTGCTCCGGGTTGTTCTCCAGCTGACAGTTGAACATCCTGGAGAGTAATATGAGAAGAACGGATCTTTACACCTCGCTAATTGGTGGAAcacttttaaagtaaaaaatgtggAGCAGAGACTAAACATAAGGTTgaattaagaaaaacattcaaaatgtgtaGATGAAAACCTCATTTGTATTGTTACAATCAAGTCTAAGCAGATAACCGTGAACTTTGTCTGGTGTCCTCAGCCAACATAATCCTCCATATTTTACAAGAACCACTTGAGGCAAGTTAATGGCATTAAACCAAAGAACAGCCTGTTGGTACGATACGGTGGATGAGTGCCCAGAGAGAGCTGAGGCGAAGGCTGCTGAGCACACTCACTCATCATTAGGAGTTTATACACTCTTATCACCAAAGCCAGACAGTTGAAGCTTCTCTGCACTACAAGTACATGACATACAGCACTTTGAGATGGctagttgtgtgtgtttgtagatgATACCATATCTATGAGTGTTTTTGGCGTTCTGTATGTATGAACTTTATGTGTACCGGCAGCGAACCTGAGCTTCGGCATGGAGAGATTAGCAGCCGCTGCACCGGACGGGAACAGCACTTCTTCGAGCTGATGTTTTGCTGCCAAGTCCACCGCCCGATGCTGCAGCTTCAAGGAGTACCGGTTGATAGTAAACTCCACGTCGAACTTCATATTGCTGATAAAAAACTGCAGCAACCTGAAAAGTGAGAGGAAGGTTTGGGGTTATGTTATGCTTTATTCACAGTCTGAGACGTAAACTGGGTTTCAAACATCCGTAGTACAGCTCGTACCTCTTCGAGAAGCCCAGCTTCACgctctccagctccactctgtgAACATATCCGATGTAGCAAGTGATCGGCTCGATCACGTCTCCAGATTTGGACACCCTCAGACAATCTCCTCGTAATACAGATGGACGATTCTCAGCAACACCAGGAACCTGTTGGAGAATATCAGTGTTGGCCTTCTTTCTGCTATGCGtcttttattaatttcaaaCACTGAACTTACAGTAGATCGGCAAACTTTCAgaggacaacaacaacatatagaaataataaaacaccacACAAAAGGAAGCAGAGATATGGACTTTTCGTTGCTATTTAAAAACAGTAGATGTGTACTGAGAGGATTCCTTACTCTGAGTGTGAGCAGTTTTTTGTTGCTTTGGTCCAGAGTCATGGTTTGCTTGCGGAGGTCGTACTTCTTGATGTCACACTCCATCTGGATCTCTTCCAGGTGCAGCAGGAGGTGAAATCGATGAGCGTACGTCTTCATCTTTAAGGCAGAGTTGAGGAGACTCCTGGACATAcagcacacgcacacaatcaTTGTGATGATGAGGGAGTTAAGCCCAGAAAATAGTGGGTTAGCTGTAAATAATGAGGTCGTTCTCTCACTTCACTGATGGCAGTTTCTGCCGGGCATCTGGAGAGAGGTACTTCGTGTCCTCCATCCCTTGTTTAGCCAGTGCCTTTAGGTAAAGAGGGTACTTATAGTCTACTAATTTCACCGTCAACTTTAGAGGCTGGGCAGAGCTGTAgagaacaaaacacaaacacatcatgcatgaataaaaacacaatttcagTAACCGTTCTGGGTCCATTTGTTGATCAATTTCAATTATAACCGAGGAAAATTGCGTCAACCAGCTcacaaatcaaatatttttactGAAATCTGTAATTATGGATTTCCTGCTGCTGGGGAGAAGATCTGCACTCATTCAATTTAGAGATATTAAGACAGTGTGCTGTGTTTATCCGTTACACTCCGCGCAACATTAATTCTTAATCTATGGGAccagcatgattttttttcttctttaaaataGTAATTgtactgcatttatatagcgcctatAGTTGgtagcctcaagcagagatgagtgGGCTACAGATGCCTGTTgagctcacttctttctaactccacacccactgtttttttcatttcaaacttgtagttttcagacccAAACAATGCTGCATGTAGTAGACTTAatgcagctccctctggagccacaaaagacCCCTCAATGTGTCCAACCTGTGGAGTTCCTTTTTAGTAACAGGCATAAAAGTGCATTTCTATTTTGAGTTCTGAACTGGTTTATGATCAGCTTTTTACTAACTTACCTCTCAGGAGGTACTCCCTCCACTACCACGGTGCCAACAGGCCTGTATGTGGCCACCTTATATGGTTTGTACGGAGCAATGGGCCCCAGCTCCACAGCCAGCGGGGTCCTGGCTATCGCTTCCATCTCCCTCACAATGCAAAAGGGTGCGGATCCTGGCAGATCCGGGCAGAACTCAAAGTACATTGTGGCGGGGAAATATCCATAGTGGTTGAGCGTGTACCGAACCACAACCTCATAGCTCTCCCCTGtgaaaagagagaaggaggcagaggaggagcagtGATCATTAATTACCTCTCAGGGTGTTTTTAGTTAATGAAAACAGAGGGGAGGAGTGTTCCGTAGTCTCACCAGGACAGAGGAACAGCGGACAAACTCTGGtcaccctcctctcatcctccagAGTGAAACAGCGGATCTTGTGCAGGGCGGTGTAGAAGGTGAAGTGGATGCAGTTTGGACCCTTGTTTGCGATGTGGAACCTGAGGATGAACGACTCCCTCAGGCGTTCCACGATGATCTGAACCTTTCCACGGCTCAGCGTGGGGTCTGAGGTGATCTCAATGCCCCCCTTGTTGGCTGTCAACTCTTtcctgtgagagagagagagagaggcatgaTCAGGCTACAACTTGTAACTATAAGAtggtgtaaaaatactccaaagTGAGTGCATCTCGTAACTTTCACAGTTTGATTCTGGTCGTGGGCCTATGCATGTCAACACTTCCATGTCCCCCTCTCTATATCTCCCCTTGTTTGTTGCCTCTATAGACTGTCTAATATCAGATACATGCAAAATTGCcctagaaaaaaataaacatttcattgaGCATCTTCAGAATCttagtgaaaaaaaagtttattatcCCCTATTATTTCTCTTCAagggttttatttcatttttggaTGATGCTTTTTGCATGCTATTTGATAGCCATCAGTAGAGATaggacaggaaatgagggaaagagagagggggaacaCTACAAAGGTCCCCGGCAAAACTGGGGACACAGTTCATCTTTAGTGCCTTAACCCCTAATTCACCAAGGCACCCCAAGACAAGTCACCAGTCTATCACAAGGCTGACACACATAACCAGTCATTCACGCTCAGATTCACTCCTATGGACAATTTAGCCTGCATGTCTTTGAGGAAACCCACACAAGCATgtggagaacatgcaaactctgcACAGAAAGGCCCCGGCAGGGTTGAACCCAGAAGCTCATCGCGACAACGCTAACCACTGCAGCACCATGCCGACGCTTATCATAAATAGGGTTgtgagaaaatattgaaaatatcgacaatcgcgatattatgttttgtgatactgtatcggttctcaaaaacactgtatggatttttaattaatagtttacacgcaaagatgaactcagtcaatactttatttaatttgcaaagatatgcaccCTCCTAGTGTATGTGGcctctgtgataaatgcaaatcccACTGTCATGATTGTATAAAAAGGTAAACTTTTTATTAGATgttatacatatggtggtgtgttctttaaactatgacagttttcctaaaatcagatttaaaaaattgcaatactatatatcaccttgcttacagtatcacaatacatCGCAATATAtggaatcgtaacccctgtatcgtgatacatatcgtatcgccagattctcgccaatacacagccctaatcatAAACGCTGCATGTGAAAAGTCGAAATGATTGCTTCCCTGTCATGGACATGACACATAATCCACCCTGATAAAGAAGGCTCAGCAACGGCCGTACTTCTTAAGGAAACTTCAAAAAAGCAGAACTCCCTCGCCAAGTCCTTGTTAACTTTTACAGAGGAGCTATAGAAAGCCTCCTGACTGGAAACATCACAACTGGCTAGGGATGTGCACAGCGGAGGACGGGAGGGCTCTGCAGCGGGTGATTAATACCTCCCAGAACATCATTGGTACCCATCTACGGAGCATCGGTGATATCGGTGAGATGAGGTGCCTGCGCAGAGCCCAAAAGATTCTAAAAGATGATACCCATACGCTGCCGTATCACCAAACTACAGAGCAGCTTCTTTCCTCAGGCTGCCAGACTCCTCaactcatcctcatcctccacaCTCCACCGGAAATAAACGACTCTTCTCATAAACACATCATAGATATGTCTAGATTGCATACTGGTCTATTCATTGCAATGCATATGTGAATTTTACATTGAACTATTCTATTATGTTGGTCTTTTTATGCTcattaacattgtaaatataatttagtttccttttttctttcttcctttagtGCTACGTTTATATACTTTGTTCTATTTTACTgcccattttattttattctaatccAATTTGAGTATTTGTCTACATGTTTTCTGTGTACACGCTACAACGGCATTGCTCTGTGCAATCCTGTGTtgcataatgacaataaagctgaaCCTTGAAAGGCCACCAGCCTGGACTCTTCACCCCTATGCCTTTACAGCAGTCATGCTCAACACACCTCCCATTATTAAACTTTATGTGTTCTTCTGTGAAGGGCACCTGTTTTATTATTGTCACTTTATGGTTCTGGACAAATCAAATTTAATGTGACGTGCTGACAATGAAAAATGGACTTCACTTAGGCGAACTTTTTCAAAATGTCTCACTTGATTCAATAAAGAATAATTTTATGGTAACAAACATTTTACAgcattacatataatacatactaatacaaaCCAAGGAAAATATCTCTTTCCCCTGTGATTACTATGATGGGGGACCTGACTGATCTGAATCTTCCCTCCCAGAGGATAAGGGGTTTTGTTAACCTGGCAATAACGGCTGGAATCATGAGGATCCCCCTAATATTACTCAGTGGATTAATGAGGTAAATTCATGTGCTCCCTTGGAAAAAATAACCTATGCTATAAGAGGTTGCCCACAGCTTTTCTATAGGATATGGGATCCATGGATCACTTATATACAATCTTATTAACCTTTCTAGGGTATTTACTtacataataattattattttccacgtgctgttttctttttcttttttctccacatttattttatttatttatttatttaaggtttCTATCTTACCACCACAAactatactactgtagtacttattacttttaattctaactaactaattaaattattttatatattatttttatgttattttctctgtaactttacctctaggggtgggaagaaggctggacctgtctctgtgtgggagaGGGAggcgatgtgtatgtgtgtatttatgtatgtacatattaaaccggtgttgtgtttttgttatgtttggaaaaaaagaaatacatttttttccccaatacTTATACAAACCTACCTGTTCGCCTTCAACTTGCGAAGGACTTCCGTGGCCAGCTTCTTCTTGGGGGTCAGCACAGGGGTCACAGGGGTCAAGGGGGTCGCAGGGGAGGGTGAAGGTGTCCCAGCCGTCTTCTGAGGgccagaaccaggactgtgtGGCGCCTGAGGGGCCCGGGGCTTCCTCCACTGGTCACAGTACACTCGAACCTACCACAAGAGATATTAAAAATAGCATGCTTCCTTTTTTGCTTCTGCATTTTCCACAAAAACGTGTCCAGTCTTGTTTCCAAGAGAAATGACAGCTCATCATCCATACCTGAGGCTTGGCATCTATGTAGATTTTCCCCTGTTTTATGTGGGCTTTGTTGCACCTCAGCAGACTATAGAGGACAGTGTGAAAGTTGGGgtcttttattccttctctgTGAACATGAACATACACAGAGGGATAGTGGTATTATACACAGCAGCCTGGtggaacaaacacacacgtgaTTACACACCTGTTTGTGCAGCTTACCTGCGCTTAAACTCAGAGTTGTAGATGTCCCGGAGTTGTTTCTTGCTGGTGGTGGACACTCTGTCCCCCAGGAACTCAATGAAGTCCAGTCCGGACTCCAGTGAGTCTTTAAGCGACGACATGTTGTCGTGTTGgcgacagactgactgactgactgactgctgctgctgactagCGGCTGACTACCGACTGACTCAATGAGGAAGTTCATCAGCTATCACCCGGTTATCAACTCAACTCCTCCGGTATTAATGGTTGTGAGTCATCCGCTGGGACTTTCCCATACATGTTCGTAACATACGGAAGTTACCGGCATTTTTCATTCATGTTGTAGCTTTAAGATGAAGTTAAATGATGTATAAATCAACTATGTTCGCGCAGTTTACCTCAAACCTCCAGCTGGTGAGCGGTCTCCTACATACAGCTACCGGGGGAAGGGAGCGTCTGTTATTGTTTCACACAAAAGGAAAGCGAAAAACACCACATTAACAGTTCAAAGTACATATAGTTGAAACCAACAACTTTAAGTCTTTATGTTTCTCTCTTTTAAAGTTTTGCCGAAGTTTAAATTCCCCTCCCCCCGGCTATTATAGCGAGTATGCGTCATGCACCACGTTGACACTCCCTGGGCTGTAACCTAGGCTACAGCAGTGTCTCTAGAAGGTTACCCGCAAATTGCTACATCTAATCTGAGATCTGCataaactctcgcgagatttgCTGCCCCGACGACACATCCTAACTACTTGACATCATCATCACGCGAGAGTTTCCCCCAACtcgcgggttaccttctagacacggcCGAGTGGAGCAGCCCTGTGTGTGCGTGGAATCATGGAAAAGTCATGGGCGTTTCCATCTATTTCAAatacataatatactataataaaacaaaattgtcATAGTTCTAAAATACACCTAGCTGCATTAAACGATTCATTATAGCCTTATTGGATAATATTGATGACTTGGAAATATCATGCCAAAGGATAAGTAATGCAACGTGTCAGACATGTTGACAttgatttattatatatatctatatatatatatatatatatatatagatatatatatatctatatatataaagtttatatatatagatatatatataaaaagttttataaatatatatatataaagttatatatatatttatgacacATAATATATATAGCCTTACTTTAATGCTGAATTTTGAATTAGCCCCAAACTGATTTATTTGGAAAAAGGATTTATTGGCAAAACAATATTTCATAGATGGGTACCTGGCTGATTTTCTTCTTGGCAGATAAGAAATGTTAtctttatttaaaagctttgcATCATCTGCTGTGGTATGGTATACTGATTTTTACTTATAGGTGAGATAAATGTGGGTTCAcatgtgttatttatattttaccattttatttGATTCATCTACTGTTGTACTCTGCAAATAGGATTTACTAttcattctttgatttttaagttcacactttcattttttcattgttgAAAACAAAATCCTCCAAGTACATAGATCACTCTTTGCATACTCTGCATATTTCCTTTGtagaaagaaataataaaacaaatgccCCGAGAACAGTTTAGACTTAATTTCAGGCTGACTTGactaatattatttaataaggATTGGTAAAAAAGCCTAATGTTTGGAAGCTTGTCTGCACAAATCTTTTTGCGTTTATTAAAAGCGGGAGAATTAATGCAATTGCAATTAATTCATAAtttgtaattatatatatatatgcattttcAGTTAATCAGATGTTTAAATGCATATTAGAAATGATCAAACCTGTAGAAGTCATTGAATTAAACAGGGATGTTATATATCTGTGTGATAGAACATCTTAGAATAATATCTGAGGTGGAAACTCTTTGTGGTTTTCCACAGGCCCCGTTTGACTCCCAGATCCACCAGGAGTTGATCAAGGGCCGGGAGGACAACAGCCCCGAACAGCCTTCTGCATGTCGTGGTTCTTCATTTCTTTTTGAGGATGGGAGTTCTGGTAGTTCAGTTTTCGCGGCTTTGTTTGTAGTTTAGTTTcctcactatttttttttttttttataagttgGTGGGGGGAAACTTCTgacttcctttttcttttatctATGTTTACGCACTGCCCTTAAATGTTATGGAGCTCTTTAGGCCCACCCAGTCATATTAGATCTCTGATCTCCCCCTTAAGAGGACTAGTGACTATGATTTATCCCAATCTAACAGATGCATTTGTAGGAGAACTTCCTGAAAATAGGAATAAGATTTGACCTCTGAGGAGAGAGATCTCTACTAGTAACTTTCTGATAAGTCCCCCTTTATGAAAGGTTTATAAGAATTATTTTAAGAGGTACTGCAcacttaaacatgtttttttgagCTGTAAACTAAATGATGACTGAACTGTGATGAAACACATCAATGCTTATTCTTCAATTCTTATCAAATCGGAATTACATGGATTCAAAATGGCTCAACACGCCATCTACTGTTTTAAATCAGCCCTAAATCCTTGCGAGGCCAATGCTGACCACAGATCAAATACAGCGTCAGAGCAACTCAATTCAATTTCATATTGCAttcagtttcaagtttattggaATTCAGTTCCAAACTAATACGTTCAATTTCAAATTATGCTGTTCAGATTCAGTTTTTCAATGCAATTATTCAAGTTGAGCAATTCAAATTGAAATATAAAGGATTCAAATTCAGTTTCTAGTGACACAATAGAAACAGCACAATAGAAACACAATATGTTTCTCTTGTGTcaactaatcaataaatcaactaattgtttcagctgtaattaaaattaaatgggGATAGAAGTTGACAATATTAACTACCTAAGTGCTGACACACAAAGTCCACAGTGCACATAGAAACAGCAGAATACATACTTGGTTATGGACATGAAACTTAAAACCAGGACAGATGTAATATTCCAAATGCACAGTGTTCAGTCACATACTGTGTATGCTTCAAGTAAATCTCAATGAAATTTGGTCTGCACAGAtgaatttacatattttaataatgcCACTGCCAAACAACACAGCAAAATATATTTCAGGACTTTAAAAATACTGAGATCAGTAGTCCAAATTCCCCCAGCACAACCCCACCCACCTAAGAAAACTCTCACAAGCTGCCAACCAAACTCAGTAAGAGCTTCTATTATATTcagttatttattcatcttaatttttaattacatttcagttatttttgttttttttgcctaaaaaccAGTCAAATTTAGTCCAAAAAAAGAGATATGTTAGAGCGTGAACATCTGGTGCCCAGGCTCTCTAAACTCCACACATGATGTAAAACACAAATTGCTTGAAgatcatatttttatttcatgaatAATAAATGTACTTACAGTTTGTATAAAAATATAGCAAAAGCTAAAGGCAAACAGCTGGCAGGAGGACACCAATACTTTATCAGTCCGGGGGGGTTATAGAGGGATTATCACCGAAAATGTCTCTCAATAACAAAGAGAACTGAAAGAAGACAAAATACGGTCAGTGAAcgggaaaagaaaaataatatttatgcTTTGGCTACAACCATGCGTCCAGAGGGATGCATGCATATAAACTGATGTAAAACTGTGTAATTTGGTGCCGTCAAGTGTCTCTCAGTTAATATATAGAATTGCATACAGTATTTACCCTCTGTTAATAAAAAACTATACTATAGGAAGGTATTGGAAGCTCTTGAAGAAGATCAGTTATGTTATATAGGGAGTGTAAATTAGTTGCTACATAAAAGTCGAGGGGTTTTGGGAGAATGTGTCCATTTTGAAGCACTGAGGGAtcagaaactgtgtgtgtttaacagtGACAGTGAATAACCCAAACTTTCACAGTGTTACTAAAGGcattatttgttaaaaaataatatgtttGCAAATGAGAGACAGTTACATCACTCAATGTCACTGCAAAATGAAGGCATCCCCTCGTAGTGCATAACGGAAGCTGTCATTCTCTTGTAAAAACCCCAAACAAATGTCTCTTTTAGCAGGACATACAGTACGTAACGTTGCGTCACACATGTTTGCGCGAGCATCAGCTTCTCCCCAATTTTTCTTAAACCCAAACAGCCTCGGTCCTCTAAGCACTCTGCATCTCCTTGCCAATCTTGTAGCTGAGGATCTTGTTCCAGTCAATCTTGGTGCGGGTGACTGGGAGCTGTCTGCGTAAGGCTTTGAACGTGGTGTCCGACATGGTCTGATAGTTCTCACTGATGGCCACCTGAGAGACAGCAAAGATAAGTACGTCAGTCGTGCTTTTCTAGATAGAAACAAGTTGGACCATGATGTCATCCGTCAGCAACAGTTAATTGGACATTTTAAACAGAACATGCGAGACGTGAATTTTTTTCTCGTGTTGTATGTGCTATGGTGATTTAAGTTGATGCTTGATACTCTGGTGGTGTACAGCTAggtaataatattttttaattttcaattagattttatcttattttaatttttacttttcaatttcattttagtttagtttcagtttttccagaaaggtttagtttttatacatttaattttacagtagtttgttttttgtagggacaggtataatgtctcagaagtatgcaatttcctttttcctttt
This portion of the Sebastes fasciatus isolate fSebFas1 chromosome 1, fSebFas1.pri, whole genome shotgun sequence genome encodes:
- the mov10a gene encoding putative helicase mov-10-B.1 — encoded protein: MSSLKDSLESGLDFIEFLGDRVSTTSKKQLRDIYNSEFKRREGIKDPNFHTVLYSLLRCNKAHIKQGKIYIDAKPQVRVYCDQWRKPRAPQAPHSPGSGPQKTAGTPSPSPATPLTPVTPVLTPKKKLATEVLRKLKANRKELTANKGGIEITSDPTLSRGKVQIIVERLRESFILRFHIANKGPNCIHFTFYTALHKIRCFTLEDERRVTRVCPLFLCPGESYEVVVRYTLNHYGYFPATMYFEFCPDLPGSAPFCIVREMEAIARTPLAVELGPIAPYKPYKVATYRPVGTVVVEGVPPESSAQPLKLTVKLVDYKYPLYLKALAKQGMEDTKYLSPDARQKLPSVKSLLNSALKMKTYAHRFHLLLHLEEIQMECDIKKYDLRKQTMTLDQSNKKLLTLRVPGVAENRPSVLRGDCLRVSKSGDVIEPITCYIGYVHRVELESVKLGFSKRLLQFFISNMKFDVEFTINRYSLKLQHRAVDLAAKHQLEEVLFPSGAAAANLSMPKLRMFNCQLENNPEQHAAVQRIVAGSSKPAPHLVFGPPGTGKTITLVEAMHQVNRADKSARILTCAPSNSACDLLCERLMAHLDPHQIFRMYASSRDPRSVPKNLLKYCNWDQAQDRFVFPEKEILVKYTIVVTTMVTAGRLVSGGIPVGHFTHVFVDEGGQAVEPECVIAIAGLLSAEKGQLVLAGDPKQLGPILRSPIALQHGLGLSLLERLMKENTLYQKSTDSGHFDTRFVTKLLRNYRSHAAILKVPNELFYENELQVFADQWERDTYCNWEHLPKKGFPLIFHGVMGKDEREANSPSFFNVSEIEVLVDYLTKLMETQGKKGLPKLSAKDIGIIAPYRKQVEKIQKALKSVSALKRLGDLKELKVGSVEEFQGQERKIIMVSTVRSSINYVRMDKDFNIGFLSNEKRFNVALTRARSLLIVVGNPVILNKDPTWEKFISYCVEEKGYTGFDFEDAEGEDDIVSRLATLKINVDSDNPAEEASALQQYVDPEWKHEH